TCGTTGTCGGGGCCGGCAAAAGTCTTCGGCGGTAGATAAGCGCCTTGCTCCATCTGGCAGACTGAGGCGCCGGACTGGTTCTTCAGCGGCACCTGACCGATTATTTCAGCGAACGGATATCCGGAAATGATCAGTCCCACGCGATCCAAACAGGTTGTCGGGGTCTGCGCGTCGTTGCACTTCATATCGGTGATGAGCAGCTCGTTAACGCCTTTGGGGTTCGACTGCACCATACCCGGTTGGTAGATCGCCCCGTTGACCAGCTGAATCGATTGGGCCGTGGTGCTTCCAGTCGGCACTTTGTCGAGGGTGAAGTTTCCGTTGCCATCGGTGCCGTCGAAATAAAGATTGCCGGCGGCATCGTAGGCGGCAAAGGAATAGGTGAAAACGATCGGATCGGTGATTGCCGTCGGTGAGCCTGTGGCCTTTGGGTAGAGCATAAGCTCGCCCGGCCCGGGGCTCGCCGATCCAGGATTGGTGGTAACGGCAAGGTTACCGGTTGTCGGGTCGACGGCGCAGCCGGTGGGGAAGCCGGTCACTCCGCTGATTTTGCCCAACGATTGTCCCGTATGGGAGAATTCGTAGATCACGGCCCGCTCCCAATCGACAATCCAGACGTTGCCCGATTTATCGGCACATGCCCCCTTGGGCGTGTTAAAGCCGGTGATCGCGCCTTTCAACTGGAGGTCGGCCGAGAAGATGAAAACTTGCTCGCTTCCCGGGTCGGTGACGAAGAGAAGGTTGCGTTGCTTGGCCGCGTCGGGGGAAATCCATCGCAGGTGTGGCTGCGACGATCCCTGGTGACGGTCGGCGGTCGTTGCCGGCAATGCCGGAGCGCCGCCCGGTGATGCTGAACCGCTGCATCCTGACAGAAGAGCCGGCAGGGCCAATGCAGCAAGACCGCCGGCAATAAAGACGGGAGATTTCATGGTGGTATTTCCTCCTTGGAATACGACTCCGTAAGGTGGCCTCAAAGGCCAACCTGTCGCCCTCCTTTGCGGGCGGAGCCCTCCCTTCCTTGCTCGCGGGCCTAGGCCGCCGAAACAGGCATTCACGGCGGCGCCATCAGACCGCCACAATTCTTGAGTATGCTTCTCGCATGCAAGTTACGTGGAAGCCGCTGAACGATGGAGCCGCCCCCCGTGCCAAGTTGCCCGACAGCGCCTTCGCCTTTCCGGATGAGCGCAAAGAGCCGCTCACGGACGCGTCGCACGTGCGTAGCGCGATCGCGCGCTTCGGGGAGGTTCGCAGCGTGAGCCAGGGCGAGCGCGCCCAGGCATTTGCGAACATCAAGGCGGCCGCTGCCTACTACGGCGTCGACGTGAAGGCATCGAGCTGGCACGACCTGATCGGCTAGGGGGCGCGATGAAACGCCCAGCAACATTTATTGCTGCGGTTGGTACTATCGAAGCATGAAAAGAATCCTGATGGCGCTGACGCTTTCGCTCAGCGTATTACCGATTGCGGCGCTCGCGCAGCAGGAGAACGCTCCGCCCGCTTCCACCGACCAGCAGCAGGGGCCGATGCGTCAAACTCTTGAGCGCTTTGCTGCGCAAGAGGAGCAGTTGCATCAACAGATGCGCTTGCAAATTCTCGAAGCGCTGACGCCGGTCCACCGCCGGGCGATTGCGGCGACGATCGGCGAACTTGCCGTTGCCGAGAATCCCGACGCGCAGTCGGCCGCTAAGCGGCTCGACGAAATGCTCAACTCCCGCGAGCGGCAGCAGATCTTCGCTGCCCATGAGTCATTCCGAGCGCAGAGCCGTCAACTGCACGACCAAATGCGCACCGAACTTCAGAGCGTCATGCCAAACGACCATCCGCCGATGGGACCAGGCAACGGCGAGATGACGCACGTGCGGCCGGACGCGGGCACGATCCTGCTGATGGTGCTGGCGCCACATCCGTTCATGGAAATGATGGGAATGCACGGGATGCCGACGCGAATGCAGGGCGCGCCGCCTCCGCAGATTCACTAAAAGCGCGCACCAGACGTTCGATGCCCGTGCGATCGTCCTGCGTAAAACGCGCGGCTTTCGGGCTGTCGCATCGAAAACGGCGACGATTTGGTCGCCGATAAAGACCGGTACGACGATCTCCGAACGCGACGCTATGTCGCAGGCGATGTGATCGGCAAAGGCGTTGACGTCGTCGACGACGATGGTCGCGCGCTGCGTTGCGGCTGCACCGCAGACGCCGCGGCCGGGCGGCAGACGCGAGCATGCTGGGCGTCCGCAAAACGGTCCGAGCACGAGTTCATTCGACGGCTGGAGCAGGTAGAAACCGGCCCAGTTGACGTCGGGGAGCTCGTGATAGAGTAACGCTGCGAAGTTTGCAGCATTTGCAATAAAATCGCTCTCGCCGGCAAGGAGCGCTCGGACTTGTTGCTCGAGAAGATCGTATGACGGCGCACTCGACGTCATGGCGAGTAGGGGTCACGACTATAGATCGACGTGTGGGAGCCGTCGACGGTAACGGTATACCATGGCTCGGCAGTGCGTTTGTGGAGCAAGTCGAAGCGCTCGCCCTCGCGCGCGATGTGCGCTACCTCGACCGCATAAACAAATGGCCGGCCCGAAGCTATCGAGGGCGGCGCGTCGGCGCGAACGAGATAGGCGCCCCGCGCGCCTGTCTGGTTGAGGAGCGTCGCCGTGCCGTCGGGGTCGACGACGACTGCGCTGCCTTGGTCGACGCCGAGCGCGTAGACGCGCCGCGCGCGCGGGAGCACGCCATCGCGAAGAATTCGCGCGAGAAAAACCACGCTACGGCCAAAGCGGTTACGAGCGACAAAATGCGTGTCGGTGAGAGTGTCGCGCAGCGCCGGCCAAACGAAGAGCCCAGTCGTGAAGCTAATGCGTGGCTCGAGCGGATCGTTTACCGCGTCGCGGGTCGTGGTTTCTAGGTTCAATCGGTCGGCGACCACCGAATCGTAAATCACGGCACCTTGAATCGCTAGTCCGGCGCTCCCGCCGCCGACGACTCCGCCGCGCGCGTAGAGGCGCTCGATTGCCGCGATCATTGCGCTTCCTTTCCAAGCAACGTAATGCGCCTGGTCGCCTCCGGCAAAGTAGACGGCATCGGCCCGGTCGATGATGCGCGCGACGGTATCAACCTGGGTACGCGTTGCGCAGGGTGGAATGAGCACGGTCTGCACCGAGGCGAAACGACCGTATTGCCAAAACGGGCGATCGTAGCGATCGGAGTACGATGCGCGCAAAATGACCACGTTACCGCCGCGCTGCGCATCGTTACCGATGAGCCGTCGATGGAGCCACGCGAGCGATGACGGCGGCGAGCCGCTAATCCCTGCCCCGTCGAGCAGGAGCCCCGGTCCGTGTAAACGCGGCGTCGGCGCGTAGGTGCCGTGCGCGGGAAAAACCGTAATCGCGCAGGCAAGGGCGAGATAAAGCACGGAGCAGCCTTCGCTCGTCCTCCTCGCGTCCCTCGACAGAGGAGTTGCAGCGAGCGATCGGAACCCTCACCGTAGCAAGCAAGGAGGGCCTGCTATGCACCGCATTCTTACTCTTACTATCAGCCTCGCGGTACTATCGTCGTGCGGTCCGGGAAATCTGCCGTTTGTTTCGGGGGCTTCCGCAACGAACGCCGCGCAGCCCGCATCATCGTCGGGGCATGTACCGATCGTCGGTGGTTGCCAAATTTTTCCCGCCAACAACCCTTGGAACACCGACATTTCGAACTACCCGCTCGATCCGCGCTCGTCGCAGTATATCGCGGCGCTGCCGGGCAATTTGCACCCCGACTTTGGGCAGGATCCGCATTACGGCATTCCATTTAATATCGTGCCGCGTTCGCAACCAAAAGTTCCGATCGTCTTTCACTACGCATCCCAGAGCGATCCGGGCCCATATCCAATTCCGCCCCACGCGCAAATCGAGGGCGGACGGCACGCTACGGGTGACCGGCACGTGCTCGTGCTGCAAAAAGGCGTATGCAAACTCTACGAGATGTGGGACGCATATCCGATGAATCACGGCCAAAGCTGGCACGCCGGCTCCGGCGCGATTTTTCACTTGGATTCGAACAAACTGCGACCCAATGGCTGGACGTCGGCGGATGCAGCGGGCTTGCCGATTATTCCGGCGCTTGTGAAGTGCGCGGAGGTTCAAGCCGGAGAGATCGATCACGCGTTGCGCGTGACGTTCACACAAACGCAGGCCGGCTACATTCACCCGGCAACGCATTACGCCAGCAATAGCCGCGCTAAGGATCTCCCCCCGATGGGATTGCGTATCCGCATGAAGGCGTCGTACGACATATCGGGCATCGGCGGACAGGCGCACGTCATTGCCGTCGCCATGAAGAAGTACGGCATGTTCGTCGCCGATAATGGAACGAATTGGTATTTTCAAGGGCAAGGCGGAAAGCAATCCTCGTGTTGGAACGACAACGACCTCGATCAGCTCAAGAGCGTTCCCAACACGGCGTTTGAGGTCGTGAAGACGGGAAAAATTCTGCGTAAGTCATAGCCGCGTCGAGCCATCCTTCGACAGCCTCATCCTTCGACAGGCTCAGGATGACAATGATCCTTCGACAGGCTCATCCTTCGACAGGCTCAGGATGACAACGATCCTTCGACAGGCTCAGGATGACAAAGATCCTTCGACAGGCTCAGGATGACAAAAGATCCTTCGACACAGCAAAGTTCGCCGGTTTGCGTTTCTGGGATATCCGGGGTGAGCGCCCCTTCGTATAATGAGCAAAGAAGGGAGTACTCACAAGATCATGGCCGCTAAGAAGCCAAATATTCTTATTCTCTGGGGCGACGATATCGGCATCTGGAACCTTAGCCGATTCAGCAACGGTATGATGGGATACCGGACGCCCAACATCGATCGGGTCGCTAATGAAGGCGGCCTGTTTACCGACTACTACTCGCAGCAAAGCTGTACCGCAGGTCGGGCATGTTTTATCACCGGCCAGAACCCGATTCGCACGGGTCTGACAAAGGTCGGGATGCCGGGCGCCACCGTCGGCCTGCAGTCCGAAGATCCGACGATTGCGGAAATGCTCAAGCCACTCGGTTATGCCTGTGGCCAGTTCGGCAAGAACCATCTCGGCGATCGCAACGAGTTCTTGCCGACGGTTCACGGTTTCGATGAGTTCTTCGGCAATCTGTATCACCTCAATGCCGAGGAAGAGCCCGAGCTGCCGGACTATCCGAAGATGCCCTGGTTCAAGGAGCAGTTTGGTCCCCGAGGCGTGCTGCACTGCACCGCTACCGACACGAACGACAAGACCGTCGACCCGCGCTGGGGTAAAGTCGGCAGACAGAAAGTCGTGGATACCGGTCCGCTGACAAAAAAACGGATGGAAACGATCGACGAGGAGATCACGACCGCGGCCCTCGACTGGATGGAAAAACAAGCGAAGGCCGATCAGCCGTTTTTCCTTTGGTACAATTCCACGGCGATGCACTTCAGGACGCACGTCGCTGAAAAGAATCTCGGGAAGAGCGGTCAGGATCCTTACAGCGACCGCATGGTCGTGCATGACGAGCAGATCGGCATGATACTCGATAAACTCGACGAGTTGGGAATCGCCGACAACACGATTGTGATGTATTCGACCGACAACGGACCGGAAAACGATACCTGGCCGGATGGCGCAAGCACGCCGTTCCGCGGGCAGAAGGATTCGAACTGGGAAGGCGGTTGGCGCGTGCCCTGCTTCATCCGCTGGCCCGGCACGATTAAGCCGGGCGCGATCTTCAATGGGATCGTTTCTCACATCGACATGTTCCCAACGCTGCTGGCGGCGGCCGGCAACCCCGACGTTACGAAGCAACTGCTCGATGGCTGCACGGTCGA
This Candidatus Eremiobacterota bacterium DNA region includes the following protein-coding sequences:
- a CDS encoding arylsulfatase; protein product: MAAKKPNILILWGDDIGIWNLSRFSNGMMGYRTPNIDRVANEGGLFTDYYSQQSCTAGRACFITGQNPIRTGLTKVGMPGATVGLQSEDPTIAEMLKPLGYACGQFGKNHLGDRNEFLPTVHGFDEFFGNLYHLNAEEEPELPDYPKMPWFKEQFGPRGVLHCTATDTNDKTVDPRWGKVGRQKVVDTGPLTKKRMETIDEEITTAALDWMEKQAKADQPFFLWYNSTAMHFRTHVAEKNLGKSGQDPYSDRMVVHDEQIGMILDKLDELGIADNTIVMYSTDNGPENDTWPDGASTPFRGQKDSNWEGGWRVPCFIRWPGTIKPGAIFNGIVSHIDMFPTLLAAAGNPDVTKQLLDGCTVDGTKYNVHLDGYNMIPYFSGASKESPRNAIMYFSDDGDVIAVRVGDWKFNLALQRANRMEQWAEPFVKLRLPHIVSMRRDPFERADFNSNTYWDWVVDHAPQLYLMQAVVAQQIDAFAKFPPRQKPASFNLDSVMAQVATPHG